The following proteins come from a genomic window of Verrucomicrobiota bacterium:
- a CDS encoding amino acid permease encodes MENPGVHRPRNLDWRRAAALLYGDWGTSKAYVIGFAFSASAAAAAWASLPIIVAVVALTALVAWNYIIVCKHFPDGGGVYSAARDQSRTLAALGALLLVANFTVTAAMSGWAAMTYFRVPPELVGRATILLLIVVGIVNWFGPKHSGSFAMTLAVPMVVVVLVTIALSVPHLKTTNLEAGQGFGPSWLAFTGMILALSGVEAIANLTGVMKLDPDSTMEQPRVGHTSRKAIAIVAVEVVLGTVLLGWAMLSMPKSDEPMLRDRWEDMLSVLAQHYSTPILGAAGANAFGIITGIVVGLLLLSAVNTAVAALIGLVYMLARDGEMPRTFTRLNRFGVPWLPLAIAAIIPAVVVAFTTKLESLMSLYAIGVVGAITVNLGSCTFNRALVLRWWERLLMGVTFLILLGVELTVAKHEQDALFFAVCVLGVGFALRAWAQRRAGLRTITVSEGVAARVAPATVPDFQLNLNPGQTILVAARGLTPVLKFALEEARLRQGSLYVLFVKELGVTLTGPLQYPGPARWEDDPEAAKIISTMIELGRQNDVPVVPVYAVSDSPAATILDLSATFGVDILMLGSTHRNKMVNLLKGDVVTEVAKSLPENIQLVIHG; translated from the coding sequence ATGGAAAACCCCGGCGTGCATCGTCCGCGCAACCTCGACTGGAGGCGCGCCGCCGCGCTGCTCTACGGCGACTGGGGCACGAGCAAAGCCTACGTCATCGGCTTTGCGTTCAGCGCGAGCGCGGCGGCCGCGGCGTGGGCGTCGTTGCCGATCATCGTGGCCGTCGTCGCGCTCACGGCGCTCGTCGCGTGGAACTACATCATCGTCTGCAAACATTTCCCGGACGGCGGCGGCGTGTATTCCGCGGCGCGCGACCAAAGCCGGACGCTTGCCGCGCTCGGCGCGCTGCTGCTCGTGGCGAATTTCACCGTGACCGCGGCGATGAGCGGATGGGCGGCGATGACGTATTTCCGCGTGCCCCCGGAGTTGGTCGGGCGCGCGACCATCCTGCTGCTCATCGTCGTGGGCATCGTGAACTGGTTCGGGCCGAAGCACAGCGGGAGTTTCGCGATGACGCTGGCCGTGCCGATGGTCGTCGTCGTGCTGGTGACGATCGCGCTGAGCGTGCCGCACCTGAAGACGACGAACCTGGAGGCCGGCCAGGGATTCGGCCCGTCGTGGCTGGCGTTCACGGGAATGATCCTCGCGCTCAGCGGCGTGGAGGCCATCGCCAACCTCACGGGCGTGATGAAACTTGACCCGGACTCGACGATGGAACAGCCGCGCGTCGGCCACACTTCCCGGAAAGCCATCGCCATCGTCGCCGTCGAGGTCGTCCTCGGCACGGTGCTGCTCGGCTGGGCGATGCTCTCGATGCCCAAGTCCGACGAACCGATGCTGCGCGACCGGTGGGAGGATATGCTGAGCGTCCTCGCGCAGCATTACAGCACGCCGATCCTCGGTGCGGCAGGCGCGAACGCCTTCGGCATCATCACGGGCATCGTCGTCGGGCTGTTGCTGCTCAGCGCGGTGAACACCGCCGTCGCGGCGTTGATCGGCCTCGTCTACATGCTCGCGCGCGACGGTGAGATGCCCCGCACTTTCACGCGCCTCAATCGATTCGGCGTGCCGTGGCTGCCGCTCGCCATCGCGGCGATCATCCCGGCGGTCGTCGTCGCGTTCACGACCAAGCTTGAATCGCTGATGAGCCTCTACGCCATCGGCGTCGTCGGCGCGATCACGGTGAACCTCGGCTCGTGCACCTTCAACCGCGCGCTCGTGCTCCGCTGGTGGGAGCGCCTGCTGATGGGCGTCACATTTCTGATCCTGCTCGGGGTGGAGCTGACCGTGGCGAAGCACGAGCAGGACGCGCTGTTTTTCGCGGTGTGCGTGCTCGGCGTGGGCTTCGCGTTGCGCGCGTGGGCGCAACGCCGCGCGGGGCTTCGCACCATCACCGTGTCCGAGGGCGTCGCCGCGCGCGTCGCTCCGGCGACGGTCCCAGATTTTCAGCTGAACCTGAACCCGGGCCAGACCATCCTCGTCGCCGCGCGCGGCCTCACGCCCGTGTTGAAATTCGCGCTCGAGGAGGCGCGGCTCCGGCAGGGTTCGCTCTACGTCCTTTTCGTCAAGGAACTCGGCGTCACGCTCACCGGTCCCTTGCAATACCCGGGGCCCGCCCGCTGGGAGGATGACCCCGAGGCCGCGAAAATCATCTCCACCATGATCGAGCTCGGCCGCCAGAACGACGTGCCCGTGGTCCCGGTTTACGCCGTGAGCGACAGCCCGGCCGCCACCATCCTCGACCTCTCGGCCACGTTCGGTGTGGACATCCTCATGCTCGGCTCCACGCACCGGAACAAGATGGTCAACCTGCTCAAGGGCGACGTCGTGACTGAAGTCGCCAAGAGCCTTCCGGAAAACATCCAGCTCGTCATCCACGGATGA